From a single Sediminibacterium sp. KACHI17 genomic region:
- a CDS encoding MFS transporter, whose amino-acid sequence MQNWKIKVSLFLNYFVFAILLNSVGTVILQVQQNFGVTESAASTLEAFKDLSIAAVSFLISSYIVRIGYKNAMLIALGFISVICFIMPFTASFLTTKLLFAAVGSSFALIKMSVYSTIGLVTKNEKEHISLMNFIESFFMIGILTGYFIFSYFVDDTNPQSTAWLNVYYLLGGISFLAFLLLLSASLDESSIQVKEQKSMIDEFKEMFKLMIKPIVLVFVLCAFFYVLIEQSIMSWLPTFNNKVLLLPAALSIQMASILAGSTALGRFFAGLVLKKLNWLIVLISCLVLAAVLVLVAIPLAEKTTGHPISGWSTAPIAAFVFPMIGLLLAPIYPAVNSVILSTLPVKQHGLMSGLIIIFSALGGTTGSIITGNIFEHYDGKQAFYFSLIPMAILIVCLLLFNRLQRKEKNTIQSN is encoded by the coding sequence ATGCAAAACTGGAAAATAAAAGTATCCCTATTCCTCAATTATTTTGTTTTTGCGATACTCTTAAACAGTGTAGGTACTGTTATCCTGCAAGTGCAACAAAATTTTGGCGTTACTGAAAGTGCTGCTTCAACTTTAGAAGCTTTCAAAGATTTGAGCATTGCAGCAGTTTCTTTTCTGATCTCCTCTTATATTGTTCGCATTGGATATAAAAATGCCATGCTGATTGCACTAGGATTTATCAGTGTGATATGTTTCATTATGCCTTTTACTGCTAGTTTTCTTACGACCAAATTATTGTTTGCAGCGGTTGGGTCTTCTTTTGCTTTGATCAAAATGTCTGTATACAGCACGATCGGACTCGTTACTAAAAATGAAAAAGAACATATCAGCCTTATGAATTTTATTGAATCCTTTTTCATGATCGGGATTCTGACAGGCTATTTTATTTTTAGCTACTTCGTTGATGATACGAATCCTCAATCTACTGCTTGGTTAAATGTATATTATTTACTGGGGGGCATTTCATTTCTTGCTTTTCTGTTGCTCCTATCTGCTTCGCTGGATGAATCATCTATACAAGTAAAAGAACAGAAGTCAATGATAGATGAGTTTAAGGAAATGTTCAAGCTGATGATCAAACCGATCGTATTGGTCTTTGTACTATGTGCTTTTTTTTATGTTTTGATCGAGCAAAGTATCATGAGTTGGCTACCCACTTTCAATAACAAAGTATTATTACTACCTGCAGCATTGAGTATTCAGATGGCAAGTATTCTTGCCGGATCCACAGCCCTGGGTCGTTTCTTTGCGGGTTTGGTATTGAAAAAACTAAACTGGCTGATCGTATTGATCTCTTGTCTGGTATTGGCTGCAGTATTGGTTTTAGTAGCGATCCCATTGGCTGAAAAAACAACAGGGCACCCCATCTCAGGTTGGTCTACTGCACCGATCGCTGCCTTTGTATTTCCAATGATCGGTTTATTGTTGGCTCCAATTTATCCTGCTGTGAATTCGGTCATACTCAGCACATTACCGGTAAAGCAACATGGATTAATGTCTGGTCTGATCATTATTTTTTCAGCCTTAGGTGGCACAACCGGCTCTATCATTACAGGAAATATATTTGAGCATTATGACGGAAAACAAGCTTTCTATTTTTCCTTGATCCCAATGGCTATATTGATTGTATGTCTGTTACTGTTTAACAGACTACAACGAAAAGAAAAGAACACTATTCAATCGAACTGA
- a CDS encoding glycoside hydrolase family 16 protein produces MFKTMVFAMLSMICLTATSQKRKLIWSDEFNKNGLPDSTKWSYDVGGHGWGNNELQYYTAKQLKNARVEKGMLIIEAHKEKMGENEYTSARLVTKGKADWKYVRIEVRAKLPKGVGTWPAIWMLGTTPKITWPDDGEIDIMEHVGYNQGTIHASTHTKKYFHSIGTQKTATVSVPDCSEKFHVYALEWNEETVTVLVDDKPYFTFKNEHTGNDAWPFDKPFHLLLNIAVGGSWGGQKGVDEKVFPQKMWIDYVRVYQ; encoded by the coding sequence ATGTTTAAAACAATGGTATTCGCCATGCTGTCAATGATCTGTCTGACAGCCACTTCCCAAAAAAGAAAATTGATCTGGAGTGATGAATTCAACAAAAACGGATTGCCCGACTCCACCAAATGGAGCTATGATGTTGGCGGACATGGCTGGGGTAATAATGAACTACAATATTATACCGCTAAACAACTGAAAAACGCCAGGGTAGAAAAAGGCATGTTGATCATAGAAGCCCATAAAGAAAAAATGGGTGAAAATGAATATACTTCTGCCCGTCTGGTAACGAAAGGGAAAGCTGACTGGAAATATGTACGTATTGAAGTCAGAGCGAAATTACCAAAAGGTGTAGGTACCTGGCCCGCTATCTGGATGTTGGGCACAACGCCAAAAATCACCTGGCCTGATGATGGAGAGATCGACATCATGGAACACGTGGGTTATAACCAAGGCACCATTCATGCTTCGACTCATACAAAGAAATATTTTCATAGCATTGGCACACAAAAAACAGCGACTGTTAGTGTTCCTGATTGCAGTGAAAAATTTCATGTATATGCATTGGAGTGGAATGAAGAAACAGTCACGGTACTGGTAGATGATAAACCCTATTTTACTTTTAAGAATGAACATACCGGCAATGATGCCTGGCCATTTGATAAACCTTTTCATTTACTCTTGAACATCGCTGTAGGAGGATCATGGGGTGGACAAAAAGGTGTAGATGAAAAAGTATTCCCGCAGAAAATGTGGATCGATTATGTACGTGTTTACCAATAA
- a CDS encoding lactonase family protein: protein MRACLLFVMCLFCSLVFAQDHYLLVGTYTTGKSKGVYVFRFNSQNGEVQWVSSTDSATNPSFLAVSPDKQKVYTVNETGGDQPGYVSAYEFDAATGQLYYINSQPTGGDHPCYVTVDATGKWVITGNYTGGNISVFPVAADGSLKHYVQKIQHTGSSANTSRQDKPHVHGTFFSPDHKYLLVPDLGTDKVMMYLFNPTAKQPLKPAAMPFAASTPGSGPRHLDFHPNQKFVYLLEELTGTIKAYRYTNGFLSGIQQIATHPKEFTGQAGSADIHVSPDGKFLYASNRGEENNLAIFSIDQNSGKLTAVGYQPIPGAGPRNFIIEPNGNFLLVANQRTNNIVTYRIDKKTGLLQQLLRQTEVPNPVCLKLIPVQ, encoded by the coding sequence ATGAGAGCTTGTCTATTGTTCGTCATGTGTCTTTTTTGTTCATTGGTGTTTGCCCAAGATCATTACTTGCTGGTTGGTACTTATACTACCGGCAAGAGTAAGGGCGTGTATGTTTTCAGGTTCAACTCCCAAAATGGAGAAGTACAATGGGTGAGTAGTACCGATAGTGCTACCAATCCTTCTTTCCTGGCAGTATCGCCTGATAAACAAAAAGTGTATACAGTCAATGAAACCGGAGGAGATCAACCTGGTTATGTAAGTGCTTATGAATTTGATGCAGCTACAGGACAGTTGTACTATATCAATAGTCAACCTACAGGTGGTGACCATCCTTGTTATGTAACAGTTGATGCAACAGGGAAATGGGTGATCACAGGAAATTATACCGGAGGTAATATCAGTGTGTTTCCTGTTGCTGCGGATGGTAGCCTGAAACATTATGTTCAAAAAATCCAGCATACGGGTAGTAGTGCCAATACCAGCAGACAAGATAAACCACATGTGCACGGAACTTTTTTTTCACCTGATCATAAATATCTCTTAGTACCTGACCTTGGAACTGATAAAGTGATGATGTATCTTTTTAATCCAACTGCTAAACAGCCATTAAAACCAGCAGCTATGCCTTTTGCAGCATCAACCCCTGGTAGTGGCCCCCGTCATCTAGATTTTCATCCCAACCAAAAATTTGTGTATTTATTGGAAGAGCTGACAGGTACAATAAAAGCATACCGGTATACAAATGGTTTTCTGAGCGGGATACAGCAAATAGCAACGCACCCAAAAGAATTTACAGGACAAGCAGGTAGTGCAGATATACATGTTTCACCCGACGGAAAATTTTTATATGCTTCGAATCGTGGAGAAGAAAACAATCTGGCAATATTTTCGATCGATCAAAATAGTGGGAAACTTACCGCTGTAGGTTACCAACCCATACCCGGCGCCGGACCTAGAAATTTTATCATTGAACCCAATGGCAATTTTCTATTAGTAGCCAATCAGCGAACCAATAATATTGTTACATATCGTATTGATAAAAAAACAGGTTTATTACAACAACTGCTAAGACAAACTGAAGTACCAAATCCTGTTTGTTTAAAGCTTATTCCCGTTCAATAA
- a CDS encoding TlpA disulfide reductase family protein yields the protein MKYIYLGVILFMMGCGIKQNEKLQIGKWQAKLLREDGNNIVFNFEVISAGDSLRWIIKNGKEQIEVNDISIKGDSVFVAMPVFESYFKLIKKGNDQLTGIWTKAATAGFIDMPFEAVAGTSKRFETTNQPIANISGKWEVTFFRADGSPRPAIAEFVQQGETLSGTFITPTGDYRYLYGVVDGNQVKLSTFDGSHAYYFNATINSDTSISNGNYYSGATSIEPWKAVKNEQATLPDVAAMFLKEGEEKLSFSFPDLDGNQVSINDERFKNKVVIVQIMGSWCPNCMDETAFLSDYYQKNKDKGVEVVALAYEYYEDRALASNSVRKFQKRFNVQYPMLLTGVTVSDTLRTEKTLPQLTKIKSFPSTIFIDKQGKVAKIHAGFEGPGTGVRYELLKKEFEATVERLLK from the coding sequence ATGAAATATATATACTTGGGAGTGATACTTTTTATGATGGGTTGTGGAATCAAACAAAATGAAAAATTACAGATAGGTAAGTGGCAAGCCAAGCTGCTCCGTGAAGATGGTAATAATATCGTCTTCAACTTTGAAGTGATCAGTGCAGGAGATAGTCTCCGATGGATCATCAAAAATGGAAAAGAGCAGATCGAAGTGAATGATATATCGATCAAAGGTGATTCGGTATTCGTAGCGATGCCGGTTTTTGAATCCTATTTTAAGTTGATCAAAAAAGGGAATGATCAACTAACCGGTATCTGGACAAAAGCTGCCACAGCAGGATTTATTGATATGCCATTTGAAGCAGTTGCAGGCACAAGCAAAAGATTTGAAACAACCAATCAGCCAATTGCAAATATTTCGGGTAAATGGGAAGTCACATTTTTTAGAGCAGATGGTTCGCCAAGACCTGCTATCGCTGAGTTTGTTCAACAAGGTGAAACGCTTTCCGGCACCTTTATCACACCAACCGGTGATTACAGGTATTTGTATGGAGTGGTAGATGGCAATCAGGTCAAGCTGTCTACATTTGATGGTAGTCACGCTTATTATTTCAATGCAACGATCAATAGTGATACTTCAATCAGTAATGGAAATTATTATTCCGGAGCCACTAGCATTGAACCTTGGAAAGCGGTAAAAAATGAGCAAGCAACTTTACCGGATGTAGCTGCAATGTTCTTAAAGGAAGGCGAGGAAAAGTTGAGCTTTAGTTTTCCTGATTTAGATGGGAATCAAGTTTCGATCAATGATGAACGTTTTAAAAATAAAGTGGTCATTGTTCAGATCATGGGATCATGGTGTCCGAATTGTATGGATGAAACAGCTTTCTTAAGTGACTATTACCAAAAGAATAAAGATAAAGGCGTGGAAGTAGTGGCGCTTGCTTATGAGTATTACGAAGACCGTGCTTTGGCAAGCAATAGCGTTAGAAAATTTCAAAAAAGATTCAATGTGCAATATCCGATGTTACTGACAGGCGTTACTGTATCTGATACATTGAGAACAGAAAAAACATTGCCTCAGCTTACCAAGATCAAATCATTTCCTTCTACTATTTTTATTGATAAACAAGGTAAGGTAGCCAAGATACATGCCGGCTTTGAAGGTCCGGGAACGGGAGTACGATATGAGTTGTTGAAAAAAGAATTTGAAGCAACGGTAGAACGTTTATTAAAATAA
- a CDS encoding prolyl oligopeptidase family serine peptidase has product MKKWFFSFLIAGASFTSLYAQDDNSYRTPAKEVMELLLAKPTPSVSIDGKAEWMLLSERNSYPTVEELGQPELRVAGLRINPNNFAPSRQNFINNFSLQNIKTGVSTQVTGLPANLLAGNVSWSPSETKIAFTHTTGSRVDLYVIDVATKKAMKINKQALNTVLGSSYTWVDDNTIIYKAATQSAANAPKRPITPKGPTIQQNLGKAAPSPTYQDLIKSPFDEQLFEFYATGQLVQHKNGVETNIGKPGIVSTFSLSPDKKYMMVRTIRKPFSYLVTANGFPSTISIQDLTGKVVKVLAELPSTEGTPSGYDNTQNVPRGFDWRDDEAATITWAMPLDSGLIKKQVEYHDAVYALSAPFTGEAKELFKTKTRYAGTTWGDATLALVQEVLRSKQTFRLSRYNSTTGSLELLIERNQTDAYNNPGAPVLTRNKFGRPVIQTTDNGSKILMNNTTGSSPKGDLPFLAKFDLSTKKNEIIWRCTEGVYETVNDVIDADKLVLLTRRESQTEVPNYYIKNLVLRVADRAITKFTNPYPQLEGVIKEKVKYKRADGVDLTGELYLPKGYNKDKDGPLPLIIWAYPREFNSAADAAQIRGSQYRFTTLSWGSPIYYVTQGYAVLDNAEMPIVATSADKKPNDNFVAQLKMNAEAAINHLSGLGIADKNRVGVGGHSYGAFMTANLLAHTNLFKAGIARSGAYNRTLTPFGFQNEDRTYWQAPQLYYEMSPFSYADKIKTPILLIHGDSDDNTGTYPINSERLYAAIKGHGGTVRFVFLPYEAHGYRGKENVLHTLWEQQQWLDKYVKGAK; this is encoded by the coding sequence ATGAAAAAGTGGTTCTTTAGTTTTCTTATCGCTGGTGCATCTTTTACTTCATTGTATGCACAGGATGATAACAGCTATCGCACACCTGCCAAAGAAGTCATGGAATTGTTACTCGCAAAACCAACTCCTTCTGTAAGCATTGATGGCAAAGCAGAATGGATGTTATTAAGTGAACGTAACAGCTATCCAACAGTAGAGGAACTCGGACAACCCGAACTCCGCGTTGCAGGATTAAGGATCAATCCAAACAACTTTGCACCTAGCAGACAAAATTTTATCAATAATTTTTCACTGCAAAACATTAAAACAGGCGTAAGTACTCAGGTGACCGGTTTGCCTGCAAATTTATTGGCAGGTAATGTCAGTTGGAGTCCCTCTGAAACCAAGATCGCATTTACGCACACAACAGGTTCAAGAGTAGATTTGTATGTGATCGATGTGGCTACAAAAAAAGCTATGAAGATCAATAAGCAAGCACTCAATACTGTATTAGGCAGTTCTTATACCTGGGTAGATGATAATACCATCATTTATAAAGCGGCTACACAATCAGCTGCAAATGCCCCTAAACGTCCAATCACTCCGAAAGGTCCCACCATTCAACAGAATTTAGGTAAAGCGGCTCCTAGTCCTACTTACCAGGATCTGATCAAATCTCCTTTTGATGAGCAACTGTTTGAGTTTTATGCAACAGGTCAACTCGTACAACATAAAAATGGTGTGGAAACCAATATCGGTAAACCGGGTATTGTTTCAACATTCAGTTTATCGCCGGATAAAAAATACATGATGGTTAGAACCATTCGTAAGCCATTCTCTTATCTAGTGACTGCTAACGGATTTCCTTCTACCATCAGTATTCAAGATCTGACAGGTAAAGTGGTAAAGGTGTTGGCTGAATTACCTTCTACTGAAGGAACACCTTCCGGTTATGACAATACACAAAATGTACCCAGGGGTTTTGATTGGAGAGATGATGAAGCTGCTACCATTACATGGGCTATGCCTTTGGATAGTGGTTTGATCAAAAAGCAGGTGGAATACCACGATGCAGTGTATGCATTAAGTGCACCATTCACAGGCGAAGCAAAAGAATTGTTCAAAACAAAAACCCGTTATGCAGGTACTACCTGGGGTGATGCTACTTTAGCATTGGTACAGGAAGTATTAAGATCGAAACAAACTTTCCGTTTAAGCAGATACAACAGCACTACTGGTTCTCTTGAATTACTGATCGAAAGAAATCAAACAGATGCTTACAATAACCCGGGAGCACCGGTTCTGACAAGAAATAAATTTGGCAGACCTGTTATTCAAACCACAGATAATGGTAGTAAAATTCTGATGAACAATACTACCGGATCATCTCCAAAAGGCGACCTTCCTTTCCTCGCTAAATTCGACCTGTCTACCAAGAAAAATGAGATCATCTGGCGTTGTACAGAAGGAGTATATGAAACTGTGAATGATGTGATCGATGCTGATAAATTGGTGTTGCTCACTCGCCGCGAATCACAAACAGAAGTGCCCAACTATTATATCAAAAATCTGGTTCTACGTGTTGCGGACAGAGCTATTACCAAATTCACCAATCCATATCCACAATTGGAAGGTGTTATCAAAGAAAAAGTAAAGTATAAAAGAGCAGATGGCGTAGATCTTACAGGAGAACTGTATTTGCCAAAAGGATATAATAAAGACAAAGATGGCCCGTTGCCATTGATCATTTGGGCTTATCCGCGTGAGTTTAACAGTGCTGCTGATGCCGCACAGATCAGAGGTAGTCAATATCGTTTCACTACTTTGAGCTGGGGATCACCCATTTACTACGTAACGCAAGGTTATGCTGTATTGGATAATGCCGAAATGCCCATCGTTGCCACCTCTGCTGATAAAAAGCCAAATGATAATTTTGTAGCACAGCTAAAAATGAATGCTGAAGCTGCCATCAATCATTTATCAGGATTGGGTATTGCAGATAAGAATCGTGTAGGTGTTGGCGGACATAGCTACGGAGCTTTCATGACTGCTAATTTGTTAGCGCATACTAATTTATTCAAAGCAGGTATTGCAAGAAGTGGTGCTTATAACAGAACACTGACTCCATTTGGTTTTCAGAATGAAGATCGCACTTACTGGCAAGCGCCTCAATTGTATTATGAGATGAGTCCATTCAGCTATGCTGATAAGATCAAGACTCCTATCTTATTGATCCATGGCGATAGTGATGATAACACCGGTACCTATCCTATCAACAGCGAGCGCTTATACGCTGCGATCAAAGGTCATGGTGGAACTGTTCGTTTCGTTTTTCTACCTTATGAAGCGCACGGCTATCGAGGAAAGGAAAATGTATTACACACATTATGGGAACAGCAACAATGGCTAGATAAATATGTAAAAGGAGCCAAATAA
- the hisD gene encoding histidinol dehydrogenase, whose translation MKKIELPEKNTWKQILQRPVIDTATLEQQVRGVLNVIKQDGDTAVFQFTRQFDGVQLSSLEVTEEEIAIGIQKVPDELKRAIKQAANNIRVFHEKQRSGIEVVETMAGVRCWRKSVGIDKVGLYIPGGTAPLFSTILMLAIPAQIAGCKEVILCSPPDKEGNLNPAILYAASLTGVHRIFKVGGVQAIGAMAYGTVTIPKVYKIFGPGNQYVTCAKQLVQQEGTAIDMPAGPSEVCVLADTTANASFVAADLLSQAEHGTDSQVLLVSTDTQLIDDVMKELKVQLNDLPRKDLAAKALENSKAVLVKNMDDAIALVNEYAAEHLILSCENDESVAEKITNAGSVFLGNYSPESVGDYASGTNHTLPTNGFARAYSGVSLDSFVKKITYQRLTKEGLSAIAPTVTAMAAAEGLEAHKKAVTIRL comes from the coding sequence ATGAAAAAGATAGAATTGCCTGAAAAAAATACGTGGAAACAAATCCTTCAACGCCCGGTGATCGATACTGCTACTTTAGAGCAACAAGTAAGAGGTGTTTTAAATGTGATCAAGCAAGATGGTGATACAGCGGTTTTTCAGTTTACACGTCAATTTGATGGTGTACAGTTATCATCGCTTGAAGTAACAGAAGAGGAGATCGCTATCGGAATACAAAAAGTTCCCGATGAGCTTAAACGTGCTATTAAACAGGCGGCAAATAATATTCGTGTTTTTCATGAAAAGCAGAGATCGGGTATTGAAGTTGTTGAAACCATGGCAGGGGTGAGATGCTGGAGGAAATCGGTGGGTATCGATAAAGTTGGACTATATATTCCCGGTGGAACCGCACCTCTTTTTTCTACCATATTGATGTTGGCCATTCCTGCGCAGATCGCTGGATGTAAGGAAGTGATTCTTTGTTCACCACCAGATAAAGAAGGGAATCTTAACCCGGCAATTTTATATGCAGCAAGTTTGACCGGTGTTCATCGAATTTTTAAAGTAGGTGGTGTACAAGCAATAGGGGCCATGGCTTATGGTACAGTAACCATCCCTAAAGTATACAAGATATTTGGCCCGGGAAATCAGTATGTGACTTGTGCCAAGCAATTGGTACAACAAGAGGGAACAGCCATCGATATGCCTGCAGGCCCCAGCGAGGTTTGTGTATTGGCTGATACTACTGCTAATGCCTCATTTGTAGCCGCTGATCTATTGAGTCAGGCTGAACACGGCACTGATAGTCAGGTATTGTTGGTCTCAACCGATACTCAACTCATCGATGATGTGATGAAAGAATTGAAAGTGCAGTTAAATGATTTACCGCGCAAAGATTTGGCCGCTAAAGCTTTGGAAAATAGTAAAGCTGTATTGGTAAAAAATATGGATGATGCGATAGCATTGGTGAATGAATATGCTGCGGAGCATTTGATCCTATCCTGTGAGAATGATGAATCAGTAGCAGAAAAAATCACCAATGCAGGTTCTGTATTTCTTGGAAACTATTCCCCTGAAAGTGTAGGTGATTATGCAAGTGGTACCAATCACACTTTGCCAACCAATGGTTTTGCGAGAGCTTACAGTGGGGTGAGTTTGGATTCATTTGTAAAAAAGATCACCTACCAGCGTCTTACAAAAGAAGGTCTTTCAGCAATTGCTCCTACAGTAACAGCGATGGCAGCGGCGGAAGGTTTAGAAGCACATAAAAAAGCAGTCAC
- the hisG gene encoding ATP phosphoribosyltransferase: protein MKLKLAIQKSGRLHDDSIRLLKECGIDISNGVNKLKAEATNFPLEVYFLRDDDIPQYVEDAVADIGFVGENVVYEKKKKVTVVEKLGFGKCRLSMAVRRGEEYTDASFLNGKKIATSYPVIVENFLKEKNVTAEIHEISGSVEIAPGIGLADAICDLVSSGSTLFMNGLKEAETILQSQAVLIRNNGLDEAKTQLLNRLLFRIQSVKKAKNNKYILLNAPNDKLAEIISLLPGMKSPTVLPLADPGWSSVHSVLNENEFWDIIEQLKSAGAQGILVVPIEKMIV from the coding sequence ATGAAACTAAAGCTCGCAATCCAAAAAAGCGGTCGTTTGCATGATGACTCCATTCGTTTGTTAAAAGAATGTGGTATTGATATCAGTAATGGCGTAAACAAACTCAAGGCAGAGGCAACAAACTTTCCTTTGGAAGTATATTTCCTCAGAGACGATGATATTCCACAATACGTTGAAGATGCGGTGGCCGATATCGGCTTTGTAGGGGAAAATGTGGTCTATGAGAAGAAAAAGAAAGTAACTGTGGTCGAAAAACTTGGTTTTGGCAAATGCCGTTTGAGTATGGCAGTTCGTCGAGGCGAAGAGTATACAGACGCCTCTTTTCTCAATGGGAAAAAGATCGCGACCAGTTATCCGGTTATTGTAGAGAATTTTTTAAAGGAAAAAAATGTGACAGCTGAGATCCACGAGATCAGTGGTAGTGTGGAGATCGCGCCGGGCATCGGATTGGCAGATGCGATCTGCGACCTGGTCAGTAGCGGTTCTACGCTTTTTATGAATGGACTGAAAGAAGCAGAAACGATCTTACAATCACAGGCAGTATTGATCCGTAATAATGGATTAGATGAAGCTAAAACACAATTGCTGAATCGGTTGTTATTCCGTATTCAGTCTGTGAAGAAAGCAAAAAACAATAAATACATTTTGCTGAATGCACCCAATGATAAACTGGCTGAAATCATTTCCTTATTACCTGGTATGAAAAGCCCAACAGTATTGCCTTTGGCTGATCCGGGTTGGAGCAGTGTACATAGTGTGCTTAATGAAAACGAGTTCTGGGATATCATTGAACAACTAAAATCTGCCGGAGCTCAAGGGATATTGGTGGTGCCTATTGAAAAGATGATCGTATAG
- the treF gene encoding alpha,alpha-trehalase TreF, whose protein sequence is MSNAYLHIETLSPLYEDVQQAGIFADSKYFVDALPKTSVTDILARYAHERTQPLFSLLKFIQENFILPDVQTDDYSSANKPIDTHLNELWNILQRTPDETGGTLISLPYPYIVPGGRFREIYYWDSYFTMLGLQESGRLDLIEHMVNNFAFLINTIGHIPNGNRTYYISRSQPPFFSMMVGLLQNTKGHTILDVYLPALEKEYAFWMDGADQISPEAPIFRRIVLMPDGSILNRYWDDNSTPRPEAYIEDLHIAKASNKEPQDVYRHIRAAAESGWDFSSRWFADEKHMHTIQTTDIIPVDLNCLLLNLEKTLLACYQQNKNETAIHQFKQKIESRQKAIQLYCWNKEYGFYFDYHIQQQKNTERITMAGCFPLFLAVADQHQADAAAKVIKEQLLADGGVLTTTLQTGQQWDAPNGWAPLQWVAYKGLCNYRHDELANEIKKRWMRLNEHTYEETGKMMEKYNVQDIHTKAGGGEYPNQDGFGWTNGVYLTLKKGTEQ, encoded by the coding sequence ATGAGCAATGCATACTTGCATATCGAAACTTTATCCCCCTTATATGAAGATGTACAACAAGCGGGCATTTTTGCTGATTCAAAATATTTTGTAGATGCTTTACCTAAAACAAGTGTCACTGATATTCTAGCGCGTTACGCCCATGAGCGTACACAGCCTTTGTTTAGTTTATTAAAATTCATCCAGGAAAATTTCATATTACCAGATGTACAAACAGATGACTATTCATCTGCCAATAAACCTATTGATACACACTTGAATGAGCTGTGGAATATTTTACAAAGAACTCCGGATGAAACAGGGGGCACATTGATATCGCTTCCTTACCCATATATTGTTCCAGGAGGAAGGTTCAGGGAGATCTATTATTGGGATAGTTATTTCACTATGTTAGGTTTACAAGAGAGTGGCAGACTCGACCTAATAGAACATATGGTGAATAATTTCGCCTTTCTTATCAATACCATTGGACATATTCCCAATGGCAACCGAACATACTATATCAGCAGATCGCAACCGCCTTTTTTCAGTATGATGGTAGGATTGTTACAAAATACCAAAGGGCATACAATACTTGATGTTTATCTACCAGCACTTGAGAAAGAATATGCTTTTTGGATGGATGGCGCAGATCAAATTTCACCTGAGGCTCCGATATTTCGAAGGATCGTACTGATGCCCGACGGATCAATATTGAACAGGTACTGGGATGACAATTCTACACCCAGACCTGAAGCATACATTGAAGATCTTCATATAGCAAAAGCTTCCAATAAAGAACCACAGGATGTGTACAGGCATATACGCGCAGCAGCAGAATCGGGTTGGGATTTCAGCAGCAGATGGTTTGCAGATGAAAAACATATGCATACGATCCAGACAACAGATATCATCCCTGTTGATCTGAATTGTTTGTTATTGAACCTGGAGAAAACTTTATTGGCTTGTTATCAGCAGAATAAAAATGAAACAGCGATACATCAATTCAAACAAAAGATAGAAAGTCGTCAAAAAGCCATTCAGCTCTATTGCTGGAATAAGGAATATGGATTTTATTTTGACTACCACATCCAACAGCAGAAAAATACCGAACGCATTACCATGGCTGGTTGCTTTCCGTTGTTCCTTGCAGTAGCTGATCAGCATCAAGCAGATGCAGCAGCCAAGGTGATAAAAGAACAACTGCTTGCAGATGGAGGTGTATTAACCACTACTCTTCAAACAGGTCAGCAATGGGATGCGCCCAATGGATGGGCACCACTGCAATGGGTTGCTTATAAAGGATTGTGTAATTACCGGCATGATGAATTGGCCAATGAAATCAAAAAGAGATGGATGCGCCTAAATGAACACACGTATGAAGAAACTGGTAAGATGATGGAGAAATACAATGTACAAGATATACATACTAAGGCCGGCGGTGGTGAATATCCGAATCAAGATGGATTTGGTTGGACAAATGGTGTTTATCTTACGCTAAAGAAAGGAACGGAGCAATAA